One window from the genome of Salvia splendens isolate huo1 chromosome 9, SspV2, whole genome shotgun sequence encodes:
- the LOC121746935 gene encoding transcription factor MYB60-like isoform X1 has translation MGRPPCCDKVGIKKGPWTPEEDIILVSYIQEHGPGNWRAVPTTTGLLRCSKSCRLRWTNYLRPGIKRGNFTPHEEGMIIHLQALLGNKWASIATYLPQRTDNDIKNYWNTHLKKKLKKFQSGMEVADANHQLASKSYSGESSKHDSSRLRVGENSSLYASSAENISRLLEGWMRSSPLQPNTSLNGTSNHDNKLYYGDFGKMIPNHESSEVLRYRPQKIEHGMMPCDHDLEGMFVFDHHHHQQQQRLNSMAVSSDSSQKGSDSSGLIDQDKVCFKHDDEKTNPPLSFLEKWLLDESAAQVEGAMELPPIF, from the exons ATGGGAAGGCCTCCGTGCTGTGACAAAGTCGGGATCAAGAAAGGTCCGTGGACTCCCGAAGAAGATATAATTTTGGTGTCCTatattcaagaacatggtcccGGTAATTGGAGAGCGGTACCTACTACTACCG gATTGTTGAGGTGTAGCAAGAGCTGCAGGCTGCGATGGACGAACTACTTAAGACCCGGGATCAAGAGGGGCAATTTTACCCCTCATGAAGAAGGGATGATAATCCATCTACAAGCTTTACTAGGCAACAA ATGGGCCTCTATAGCCACATATCTGCCACAAAGGACAGACAACGACATCAAGAATTACTGGAACACGCACTTGAAGAAGAAGCTCAAGAAGTTCCAATCCGGCATGGAGGTGGCCGATGCAAATCATCAGCTGGCGTCAAAGAGTTACAGCGGCGAAAGCAGCAAGCATGACTCAAGCCGCCTAAGAGTTGGGGAGAATTCGTCGTTGTACGCTTCCAGCGCAGAGAACATCTCGAGGCTTCTAGAAGGATGGATGCGTTCGTCGCCTCTCCAGCCTAACACCAGCCTAAACGGAACTAGCAATCAcgataataaattatattacgGCGATTTTGGGAAAATGATCCCGAATCACGAAAGCAGCGAGGTCCTGCGCTACAGGCCGCAGAAGATCGAACACGGGATGATGCCCTGTGATCATGATTTGGAAGGGATGTTTGTGTttgatcatcatcatcatcaacaacaacaacgCTTGAACAGCATGGCCGTGTCGTCTGATTCTAGCCAGAAGGGGTCTGACAGCAGTGGATTGATTGATCAGGATAAGGTTTGCTTCAAGCACGACGACGAGAAGACGAATCCGCCGTTGTCGTTTCTTGAGAAATGGTTGCTGGATGAGAGTGCAGCTCAAGTTGAAGGAGCTATGGAATTGCCTCCAATATTTTAG
- the LOC121746935 gene encoding transcription factor MYB60-like isoform X2 yields the protein MGRPPCCDKVGIKKGPWTPEEDIILVSYIQEHGPGLLRCSKSCRLRWTNYLRPGIKRGNFTPHEEGMIIHLQALLGNKWASIATYLPQRTDNDIKNYWNTHLKKKLKKFQSGMEVADANHQLASKSYSGESSKHDSSRLRVGENSSLYASSAENISRLLEGWMRSSPLQPNTSLNGTSNHDNKLYYGDFGKMIPNHESSEVLRYRPQKIEHGMMPCDHDLEGMFVFDHHHHQQQQRLNSMAVSSDSSQKGSDSSGLIDQDKVCFKHDDEKTNPPLSFLEKWLLDESAAQVEGAMELPPIF from the exons ATGGGAAGGCCTCCGTGCTGTGACAAAGTCGGGATCAAGAAAGGTCCGTGGACTCCCGAAGAAGATATAATTTTGGTGTCCTatattcaagaacatggtcccG gATTGTTGAGGTGTAGCAAGAGCTGCAGGCTGCGATGGACGAACTACTTAAGACCCGGGATCAAGAGGGGCAATTTTACCCCTCATGAAGAAGGGATGATAATCCATCTACAAGCTTTACTAGGCAACAA ATGGGCCTCTATAGCCACATATCTGCCACAAAGGACAGACAACGACATCAAGAATTACTGGAACACGCACTTGAAGAAGAAGCTCAAGAAGTTCCAATCCGGCATGGAGGTGGCCGATGCAAATCATCAGCTGGCGTCAAAGAGTTACAGCGGCGAAAGCAGCAAGCATGACTCAAGCCGCCTAAGAGTTGGGGAGAATTCGTCGTTGTACGCTTCCAGCGCAGAGAACATCTCGAGGCTTCTAGAAGGATGGATGCGTTCGTCGCCTCTCCAGCCTAACACCAGCCTAAACGGAACTAGCAATCAcgataataaattatattacgGCGATTTTGGGAAAATGATCCCGAATCACGAAAGCAGCGAGGTCCTGCGCTACAGGCCGCAGAAGATCGAACACGGGATGATGCCCTGTGATCATGATTTGGAAGGGATGTTTGTGTttgatcatcatcatcatcaacaacaacaacgCTTGAACAGCATGGCCGTGTCGTCTGATTCTAGCCAGAAGGGGTCTGACAGCAGTGGATTGATTGATCAGGATAAGGTTTGCTTCAAGCACGACGACGAGAAGACGAATCCGCCGTTGTCGTTTCTTGAGAAATGGTTGCTGGATGAGAGTGCAGCTCAAGTTGAAGGAGCTATGGAATTGCCTCCAATATTTTAG